The Oceanidesulfovibrio indonesiensis genomic interval CTGAAGGGATGGTCCGCAAACGCCGCAATATGGATGGCGCGGATCGCCTCATGATCCATCACGGCTTCGGAACGGATGTGCATTGCAATAGCCTCGGTTGCGTGAGTTTCAGAACATACCGCTCAAGGTCCGCTGCCGGGTGGTCCGCTCGCGCAGGGCAATCAGCAGCGCATCCTTTTTGAGCACGCCCACGATGCGTCCCGGCCGGGCGGGATCAAGCACCGGCAGACACGACACAGGCGTATACTCGAACTTGATCAGCGCCGCATTCAGCGTCTCATGCCGTTGCACCGTCACCACATCGCGAGTCATCATGTCCTTGACGCGTTTGGTCGAGGGCTGCAACAGCCAATCCGTAATGTGCGGCCGCAGATCGCTCATGGAAAGCATGCCAACCAGGCGGCCGTCGTCATCCAGCACGGGATAATGCGGATACCGCGACGCCGCAGTCTTGTTCAGCACGGCGCGGAACGTGTCGTCCTGATGGATGGTCTCGAATTCCTTCTCCATCACCTCGTTCACTGGAAGTTCGGCCAGAAAGTCCGGATCGAACCCACGCACGATATTCACGCCCTGGCGCATAAGCTTCATTTCATACGCCGAGTAGCCGAACAGCAGCCGCACCGTCAGCGCGCTTGCGATGCATGCGGACATCAGCGGCAGCACCACGCCGTAGCTCATGGAAAACTCCACGGCCGTGAACAGCGCGGTGATGGGCGCGAGCGTGGTTCCGGCGAGCACCGCGGCCATGCCGGCCAGGGCGTAGTTTTGCGGATACAGGGCAAGGGAGGGGTCGATGGCGTTGAGCCCGAGACATACGGCTGTGCCCAATGCCGCGCCCAAAAACAACGACGGCGCCATGATGCCGCCGCTCATGCCGGAACCGATGCATATGGATGTAGCCGCAATCTTGGCCAGAAGGAGCACGACCGCGAAGCCCATGGCTATGTCTCCGGCAAGGGCGAGGTTCACCGAATCGTACCCCACGCCCATGATCTCAGGAACGGCCAGGCCGATGCAACCGAGCAGCAGACCGCCGATGGCGGGCTTGATCCAGCGGGGCAGCGGGATGCGTTCGAACAGCATGTCCGTCCTGAATACGGCGCGAATGAACACGATGGCCACGATGCCCGCGGCAATGCCGAGCGGCACGTAGACGAGCAGTTCCCAATAGTTGTGCAGGCCCGTGGTGCCGGCAAGATGGAACGTGGCGAAGTGGCCCCAGAAAATGCGCGACAATGCCGACGCCGTGACCGAAGCCACGATGATGTGCGCGAGGTAGGCCACCTCGATCTCTACAAGAATGACCTCCATTGCGAACAACGCACCCGTGAGCGGCGCATTGAACGTGGCGGCGATGCCGGCGGCCGCCCCCGATGCCAACAGCACGGGCATTGCCTCTGGAGAAAGCCTGAACATCCGCCCTACCGTCGACCCAACGGAAGCGCCGATCTGCACGATGGGGCCCTCCCGCCCCACGGATGCGCCTGCGCCGATGAGCAGGCTCGTGACCAGGGCCTTGAGAGCCGCCACCCGGCGCCGCATGATCCCCTTGCCCACGCTGAGGGCGCGGATGACTTCCGGAACCCCCGGGCCGCGGACCTCCGGCGCGAAAAACGTGATGATCGGCCCCACTATCAGCCCGGCGGCAGTGGGAATCAACAGCACCAGCCACCACGGCGCGTCACTGACGCTTTGCAGAAAATTGGTGCCCTGCGTGTTCCAGAAAAGATCCTGGAACAGCACGATGAGCTCCCTGAAAATGAATGCGCCGCCGGCAGCCAGTGCACCGACGAGCACGGCCAGGAATAAGAGTCCAATATAGCTGAGCCGGGCGTGTCGCCATCCCTTCGGCGACTTCGTTTTCGCCATGGATACGAGCCGCCGGCTCATTCCCCGAATCATCTACACCACCTCGTACGCATCGTGTCAGCATACATGGTGAACAGGTTTGAAGCAAAACGGGAGTGCTTGCGGCTCGGAAACGTCAGACGGCGCCGGTGGGGTGGCCGGCGCCGTCATCGATCCGGCCTTGCGCTGCGCCGCGGGAGTGAGAACAGCGTAAAGGCCGGAAAAGCGCGCCCGTTGCTCGATTGCAGGAACGCGCTCGGGAAATGAGTTTATTTGGAGTACGGATGCATGTAGACCCAGAGCACGCCGCCGATCTCCACGGGCTTCTCGTTGCCTTCCGGATCGGGCAGTGTGAAGTCGGCCGTGTTCAGCGCGGCAAAGCCCCACCAACCGGGCTGCGGACAGGCAAATGTGAACACGCCCTGCTCATCCGCCACGACAACCTGCGTCTCATGGTAGTCCGTGGGCATGGCGAAGCCTTCCGTGTTGTACAGTTCCACTTCCACCTCGGCGTTGGGAAGGGGCTTGCCATCCAGGAGCACTTTACCCACAAAGGCATTGCCGGCGTAATTCCCGAAAGGCCGCAGCATGGGAACGATCTCGGTCTTCAGGCCCGCGGGCTCGTCCCAGCCATCCTCACCGCCGAAGGCAGGCACGATGGTCTTGGTGTAGTGGATGATATGCGCGTCCTCAGCCGGCTCCCAATACGGCTCCGGCTCCATGTAGAATGTATACACGCCGGGCCGCTGCACCTCATAGCCGGTCTTCCAGGCCGCATGGTCCATGACCGTGGTTTCCTCAAGCGCGCCGAGCAGATCCTGCGTCTCGCCCTCATGCACCACGGCGAAGGCCTTGGGCTTGACCAGTTCCATGCCCTCCCCGGCGAAGGGGTGGGAGAACGAAAGGGTCACGTCCACGGAACGTTTCTCCGGCGTCACAACGGGTTCGCTGGGAATGACCATGCCGAAATGGGCGAACGCCGTTCCAGCCATGAGGACCACGAGCAAAACGGCGAAAGCGATACGGATAAAACGCATACGATTCCTCCCGAGGTATCAGTATTGTTCGTACAACATAGTATTTCGTAACACCTGCAAGCCAAAAGAGAACCGGAGCAGCCCATGCTCCGGTTCGTAATGATATCAATGCGTCCGGCGGCTCTTGAAGTACGCGACCAGACCGGCCAGACCGATGAGGTAGCCGATGCCGCCGAAAATGTCGGACACCGAGGGTCCGGCATCCTCCTGAATGCGATTCACCGCACGCACCAGCGGCGTCAGTTTCTCATCGAGCTTCTGTTCCACTACATGCTCGATGCGGAGCTGAAGCGCTTCCACGGCCTCGGCATCGAGCGCCGCAGTTTGCATGGAACTGTCGTTCGCAGCGATGCTTTCCAACGTTTCGGATGCAGGCTGGGCGGCCGACCTTTCTGCGGGATCGACGCCTGATCCGGCATAGTCCTGCGTCCGCACGATCCAGCTGCTCCGGTGCCCCTGCCCGGCATTCACCTCCACCTCAAGGTCGGCAGGATCGGCCAGGGCGGATTCCGGCACCTGGAATGCAAACAATCCGGCGTCATCGGTTTGGCCGGCTACGAGCACATCGCCCGAGTCTGCGCGCCGCACCTCCACACCGCCTCCCTTCACCGGGTTGCCGCGGCTGAACTCCGATTCCACATGAATCGTGTCGCCTTCCACCCAGGCGAACACATTGACGCGGTGCGCCTGGACCGTGGACGCGGCGCAAAGAATCAACAAACCCACGAGCGCAAGACTGAAAATGCGCATGGTCACACCCCGACTGTGGGTTGCTGGGGCAGGTTCAATATTTCCGGCTGGACCTTGGCCAGAAACGATACGGCGAATACCGTGACCACCCCTTCGATACCCATGACCGGCAGGTGCACCGCGAAGAGCGTGCCGGCCGTGGCCAGGAAGCCTTCGTCCGTCAGCGCGAGGCTCGCAGCCACGAGCAGCCCGGACAGCGCGATAGGCACCGCCCCGGCAAGAAACGCCGCCACGGCGCGTGGTTTGCCGCCGCCCAGGACCATGCCCCGGAACACGAAATGGCAAAGCACAGCCGGCGCCGCGAGGTTGAACGTAGTGATGCCCAGGGTGGTGAACCCGCCGAACTGGAAAAAGACAGCCTGCAGCAGCAGGCCCACGAGAATGGCCGGGAACGCGGCCCAGCCCAGGACGATGCCGAGCAGACCGCTCAGAACGAGATGCACGCTCGTGGGGCCGACCGGGAAATGGATCAGGCTCGCCACGAAGAAAGCCGCGGCCAGCATGGCCACGGTCATGATGCGTTCGTGATCCAGTCGCTTGACGCCGAGCCACGTGCCCCCGGCGGCGAGGACCCAGCCGGCGGCGAGCACCGGCCCGGAAAGAACGCCTTCGGATATGTGCATGGCAGTCTCGTTCCTGTATACACCGCTGTGCAGCCGGTTCGCTACTGGTGTCTGGCCGCATCGTTCACGTCGATCTCCCGCATGGGCGACACGACTTTACAGAATGTGCTACGCATTGGCAACACGAATCGCAGGTTCGTAGCCATACGTCCGAAACATCGCAATGTGTTGCGCCCTAGCAACGGGACACGCGGGCGCGCCCCCACAGCCATATTGCATGGTTTTTCTGCTCTCATTCAGTATGATTTCAGACTGCGGTGGCGAAGGGGACAGAAGAATCCAGCACCGGATGAAATGCCCGGTGCGTCCGTTTTCTTTCTGGTGCATGGCTCGTTCATTCTGCTAGGATAGGCCGTACAGTTCACAACACCTTTTCAGGTACCGAAAGGAGGATGCCGTCATGAGACGCGCCCTGATACCCCTGTTTCTACTTTGTTTCGCCAGTTTCATGATTCTGGGTTGCGAGCCCAAGCCCCAGGTCGTTATCGCACCCATCTCCCCGGAAATTTTTCAATTCCCCAACGGAGCCACCCTGCCGGCAAACATCCCGGACCGCGCCGGCGCCCTCGGCGAAATCGCCGTTGCCGCGCACAGCCGCCACATGGCCGGCGGGCCAAACATGGCCGCCAACCGCGAGAGCGTGGAAATAGCAATGGACATGTTCTACGACCTCTCCCAGGCCCAGGGTGCGGGCGAGGTGACATTGTTCTTCGATACGGGCAAGTCGACCCTGAACCCGCCGGAGCGCGATAAGCTCGAACAATTCCTGAGCCGCATCGCCGCGGAAAGTTATGGCCGCACCGTACATCTCCTGATCATCGGCAGCGCCTCGGCCACCGGCCCGCGGGAACTGAATACCAAACTCTCCACCCGCCGCGTCGAAGCCACCCTGCCCTACGTCCAGCGCATGCTCAGCGGCGCCCCTTACGCCACGCATCCCATCAATGCCATGGGCGAAATGTACAGCCCGCGCAACGTGCCCTACGAAGTCCACAAGCTGTACCAGTACGCGCAGGTTATCGCGGCATACGGTCCCTGATTGGAATGGGGCTGCTGACCGGACGTTCGGGAACCGGGCTTGCCGTTTTCCGGCCGGCATGCGATATAGGTTTATTCAATACAACCCATTTATTTTTCATGTTTCTTTACGCAAATCGCATCAACAAATCCTATGACGGCAAAGCCGTTCTCCGGGATGTGACCTTTGAGGTCGAATCCGGCGAGATGGTCTCCATCATCGGCCCGTCCGGGGTGGGCAAGACCACCTTGTTACGGATACTCGCCGGTCTGGAGAAGGCCGATTCCGGCAGCCTCCGGTTCGCGACCCGGCCCTCGAAAAAGCATCCCGTAATTCTGGTGTTCCAGGACTACCTGCTGTTCCCCAGCCTTACGGTGTTCGAAAACGTGGCCTTCGGCCTGCGGGTTCGGCGCCGGTCTCGACAGGATACTGCCGACGCCGTGTCCAGAACCCTGGACCATTTCGGCTTGTCGGACAAGGCATGCGCTTACCCGAGTCAGCTTTCCGCAGGCCAGAAACAGCGGGTGGCCATAGCCCGCGCCGTGGTGGTGAATCCGGCCCTGCTCCTGCTGGACGAGCCCTTCGCCAACCTGGACCCGACTCTCAAGATGCAGACCGCCGACTTCCTGCGCGAAACGCAGCGGGCTTTCGGCGTGACCACGATAAGCGTGACGCACGACCTGGCGGAGGCTCTTGCCATGTCGGACCGCGTGGGACTGATGCTGGGCGGCAGTCTGGTGCAGTTCGACCGGGCCGAGGAGGTCTACCATAACCCGGTCAGCGCTGAGGCCGCGCGATTCCTTGGCCCGGTGAACCGCCTGGAACCGCACGTGGCCTCGCTCCTGGGCATTCCCTGCAACGGCGAACCCGTGATGATCCGCCCGGAATCCCTTTCCATAACCCCGGACGAGCAAGGCCAGGCCACAGTGGAGCGGTGCCGTTTTGCAGGGGCGACAA includes:
- a CDS encoding DUF4198 domain-containing protein translates to MRFIRIAFAVLLVVLMAGTAFAHFGMVIPSEPVVTPEKRSVDVTLSFSHPFAGEGMELVKPKAFAVVHEGETQDLLGALEETTVMDHAAWKTGYEVQRPGVYTFYMEPEPYWEPAEDAHIIHYTKTIVPAFGGEDGWDEPAGLKTEIVPMLRPFGNYAGNAFVGKVLLDGKPLPNAEVEVELYNTEGFAMPTDYHETQVVVADEQGVFTFACPQPGWWGFAALNTADFTLPDPEGNEKPVEIGGVLWVYMHPYSK
- the cbiM gene encoding cobalt transporter CbiM, whose amino-acid sequence is MHISEGVLSGPVLAAGWVLAAGGTWLGVKRLDHERIMTVAMLAAAFFVASLIHFPVGPTSVHLVLSGLLGIVLGWAAFPAILVGLLLQAVFFQFGGFTTLGITTFNLAAPAVLCHFVFRGMVLGGGKPRAVAAFLAGAVPIALSGLLVAASLALTDEGFLATAGTLFAVHLPVMGIEGVVTVFAVSFLAKVQPEILNLPQQPTVGV
- a CDS encoding chloride channel protein: MAKTKSPKGWRHARLSYIGLLFLAVLVGALAAGGAFIFRELIVLFQDLFWNTQGTNFLQSVSDAPWWLVLLIPTAAGLIVGPIITFFAPEVRGPGVPEVIRALSVGKGIMRRRVAALKALVTSLLIGAGASVGREGPIVQIGASVGSTVGRMFRLSPEAMPVLLASGAAAGIAATFNAPLTGALFAMEVILVEIEVAYLAHIIVASVTASALSRIFWGHFATFHLAGTTGLHNYWELLVYVPLGIAAGIVAIVFIRAVFRTDMLFERIPLPRWIKPAIGGLLLGCIGLAVPEIMGVGYDSVNLALAGDIAMGFAVVLLLAKIAATSICIGSGMSGGIMAPSLFLGAALGTAVCLGLNAIDPSLALYPQNYALAGMAAVLAGTTLAPITALFTAVEFSMSYGVVLPLMSACIASALTVRLLFGYSAYEMKLMRQGVNIVRGFDPDFLAELPVNEVMEKEFETIHQDDTFRAVLNKTAASRYPHYPVLDDDGRLVGMLSMSDLRPHITDWLLQPSTKRVKDMMTRDVVTVQRHETLNAALIKFEYTPVSCLPVLDPARPGRIVGVLKKDALLIALRERTTRQRTLSGMF
- a CDS encoding OmpA family protein — its product is MRRALIPLFLLCFASFMILGCEPKPQVVIAPISPEIFQFPNGATLPANIPDRAGALGEIAVAAHSRHMAGGPNMAANRESVEIAMDMFYDLSQAQGAGEVTLFFDTGKSTLNPPERDKLEQFLSRIAAESYGRTVHLLIIGSASATGPRELNTKLSTRRVEATLPYVQRMLSGAPYATHPINAMGEMYSPRNVPYEVHKLYQYAQVIAAYGP
- a CDS encoding ABC transporter ATP-binding protein, with amino-acid sequence MFLYANRINKSYDGKAVLRDVTFEVESGEMVSIIGPSGVGKTTLLRILAGLEKADSGSLRFATRPSKKHPVILVFQDYLLFPSLTVFENVAFGLRVRRRSRQDTADAVSRTLDHFGLSDKACAYPSQLSAGQKQRVAIARAVVVNPALLLLDEPFANLDPTLKMQTADFLRETQRAFGVTTISVTHDLAEALAMSDRVGLMLGGSLVQFDRAEEVYHNPVSAEAARFLGPVNRLEPHVASLLGIPCNGEPVMIRPESLSITPDEQGQATVERCRFAGATTTCTVRLAGCRIEVLSPSNGFSAGDRVSLRIAEDNHRTATEGTA